A single genomic interval of Lathyrus oleraceus cultivar Zhongwan6 chromosome 7, CAAS_Psat_ZW6_1.0, whole genome shotgun sequence harbors:
- the LOC127102315 gene encoding mediator of RNA polymerase II transcription subunit 21 — protein sequence MSASLVKAAKQFDALVASLPISETGEEVQLKRIAELQAENDAIGQELQKQLEAAEKELNQVQELYSQATDNCLNLKKPDIS from the coding sequence ATGAGTGCTTCTTTGGTGAAAGCTGCTAAGCAGTTTGATGCATTGGTTGCATCGCTTCCAATATCTGAGACAGGTGAAGAGGTACAACTTAAGCGGATTGCAGAACTTCAAGCTGAAAATGATGCAATAGGTCAAGAACTTCAGAAGCAATTGGAAGCTGCGGAGAAAGAATTAAATCAAGTTCAAGAGTTGTATAGCCAAGCAACAGATAATTGTTTGAACTTGAAGAAACCAGATATCAGTTAG